TAGCCCTCAAGATATTTGGCATCAGATAATACAGCTACTTCAAGGGTTCTCTCAAGTCCTGAGGGTTAGGTAATATCACTTTTGGATATTGCCCGTTATTAGTCATTAGTTTTTTGTGCTGTGTTCAACCACGTTCTCATGTCTTCTTTGGAGACGCTGAGTCCCCTTGGGACTCAGCGTAACCGCACGCACAGAGCACGGGTGCTTTAGAAATCAGACTACCGTTTTATTAAAAGCGGATTTTTCCGTTCTTTAATCAAACGGATGAGTTAATTATTTTTTGATCCTGAAAGCCGTACCAGGGCATCCATAACAGTACTAGGTAACTGACGCATAATCTTACCTCTTTCTCGATCTACTGCCACTAAAGTCACCTGAGCAGTAACGTATAATTCTTGCTTATCTGGTGATTCAATTGCATAGTCCCAGTTGATACGGACGCCAGTCACCTCAGCCATCCGCGTTCTTACAACCGCTGTTGCACCCAACGCAAGCGGACGGTGATAGCGGATCGAGAGTTCTACAACTGGTAAATCACAGCCCAAAGCGACTAAATCAGCATATTCGATACCGATCGCTCGCAAGCATGCTACTCGTGCTTCTTCCAACCAAGCTATGTAGGAACCGTGCCAGACAATACCTGCATAGTCTGTATGATGCGGGTAGACTCTTATAGAATATTCAAACCAATTTCCAAAGGAACTGCTTGCTGGAGTATCAATTGCAGTAGTTGATTGGAGTTGTGGTTGTTGTGATTTTTCCTCTGACATATCAAATTTTTTGGAGACAAAGATAGATTTTCCAAATCTGGAATAGCATATAAAATTACACGCATATAGTGCAATTTCTTCATAAGCTAAGTGACATGACTGCTCCAGATTCCTTTAACGTCTCGACTCCGCTCGACGTTAAAGCTGAGCGAAGCCGAACGCGAGTGCGTGTCCGGAGGACTCAGCTTTAAAGTTCTATATCAAACCTCAAACTTGGTGGGTTTTGGACTCCGGTATTTCTTTAGGTGAGGAAATTTTAGGCTTTGGTTATCAGATGTTAAAAAACTGGCGCTCTATCTGTTATGGCTTCGTTGTGGGCTGTAGATGATAACAGGACTCAGTTTATTATAAGTTCTTTTTATAACTTACTACTCTTAGGCTAGTTGACCAAAAAAACTCAAGGTTTACAATAAGTACAAATTGCTTTTACAGAATCAAAATTTACGCACAATCAATATAAAAGCTTGGGTGACCGAAAAATAAAAGGATACATCTGAATGTATTGATTCATGGACACGGAAAAATGCACAAGCTAATTATTCAAGCTCCTGGATTCATGAGCCAGTGGGGTCTTGGGATCCCCCCAACAGGAGTATCTGGTGTCCTGGTCGTGCAACAATACCGTGAATTAAGCGTATCGGCAGAGCGCACGCCGGAGGCTAACGCGCAGCTTGTCCGCAGGGCTTAGGGGTTGACAGCCTTAGTCACTCCTACTATTGGGGACGACTCGTTCTTATCCCAAACGATTTGTCATTGTTTGAGATGGCTTGCTGACTGACATTCATAGGCTGCGGGCAATCATTAAGTATGGCAATTAATTTTTACAATACTCAATACATATAACGCCTTAATGTCACAAAAACAGTGGCAGCAATGTCAATGAAGCTCTAAGATAACGTATGAAAGTTATGAGTTACGAGTTATTAGCCACTGTTACGATTTTTTAACTGTTAACTTTTAACTCTCAACTCTTAACTTTTTACTGTCTAACACCGCTTAGCTAAAAGTTTATTACCTACGCTGGTTGGTACAGGATGCTTGACTATATTGGCAAGTTCCTGTAACTGGTTAACAGCCTCTGCACCTTCTAACTTCATTAATTCGCGGTCATCCCGCATTTCTGTCCAAGTGATCCCATAATCAGAGACTAAAAACCGAATTAGATGGTTTTCTCCCAGGCTAACCATAAATGAAGCACTATTCATCTGGTCACCACAGGTGTAGCAGGACGCAGGATATCCACGCCTCTCTAAGACAATTGCTAAAGCTTGCAAGTTCATCACTAAGTCTTGGACGAATTGCCGATGTTGTTGTGCTAGTCTCAAAAACATTTTTCCCTCCAAACACCACAGTTATTTGTAACATTTATATTTTCTTTAGATTCCTGCACCAATTGGTATTGTAAACTATCCATTACAATTCACAGATATATATTTATGAATTGGCTACCTAGCTTAGGGTAGTCGATGTAAATTTCGTGTGCCGTATCAAAGTATTCAGTTTGTAGATCTCAAATATCGGATGGAATTGCTAACCTTGTCTTGTTTTTATAGATTCTCGTCAAAGTAGATGGTAAGTGAAAACAATTCCGCTATAAGATTAACTCATATTTGGTACAAGTCAAGTTGATCAAATGCCCCTCTTGTACTTTTATCCGCTATTTTTAGCTATGCTAGTTACCCTTTGTCCCAACAAGGCAGACATACGTCTTCTCAGTCTGTTTTAAGAGGTGATTATCTTGTTAAACGTCTGTACAGTCGTTAAGGAATGTAAAATTTGAAGCTATTGGTAGCAACTTATCCATAGAATCTGATGAAACTGGTAGATGCTCGTAGCTATTTTTTGATTCTCGCTTGGAAAAAGTATCTAGTAGTCGGGAATACGATAGAGCAACCACTATATTGCTGTCAGCAGTGCGCTGTCAAGAGTTGTTGAGCGCCTGAAACTGCCTCTCCAAACTATGTCTTGCGGATAAGCACTTGCGACTTGAGGAGCCACTGCGTTGCTGTCAGACCAGTGCTGTAGGACTGGCTCTGCAAGGCGCTGCTTTAGGCACAGGGCTAGCTCCCCAAGTGGAGTTCCTGCCGTCCCGTTGTAGCAAGTGGCGTAGTTTGCCCGGTTGTTCAAAGCAGCGTCTTTAGATGAGATAGCGACACCTGTTCCTTTATGGTAAGTCGCGTATCAAGCTCCCTAGGAAACCGCTAACGCCGAGGGTGACTATCTGTAAAAGGAGATACCCTGAGCCACGATCCCTAGTGTAAAACCTAAATCCTTTGACTTAACACTGACAATAACTGAACCCAAGATAACCATGTTGCCATTTCGGCAGATATTTTTTTGACTATCTTTTGAGTTACTATTTATACTCTTTAAAAGAGCCATTCCAGAGAAGAACGAGTAGCATTTTAAAAAGTATATGCAATGCCTGAAATTTGAGATATGTTAATAGGAATAGGTTTTTTACATAGAATTTACTTTCATAACTGTTCTCAGTATACTGCATATATTATAGTCAGTTAATTTCTAGTAAATAAATTCACAAAGAAAAAAATAACACAGCCAGGTTTTCCTAGCTGTTGTGTTGAGACTTTGAATCGTTGTTAGAAAGTTATCCAAGCTTGGGTTTAGACAACTTGCCACCAACCGAAAGCCGGACCAATGAAACGAACTATCACCCAAGCGGCGACCAAACCACCAATACCAATCCAGGTAAATCGAGTTGACCATGTGACGAATTTTTCTGCTTGGGTTTTGGAGATCGGAACCCACGGCAAGATTCTGGTTGTATCTTGACCGTATTTTTCTCCCATTGTAGTTTTACGACGCTTTGCTTCACCCATAATTTAAAAATTAATCCCTGAATACTGCTGATAATAGCGCTTGCTTGAAGCAAGAGCTAAAAAATACTGAATAATTTAGAGGACTTAAGCTCAATCTTGCTCTGTGACAGAGGAAAACAGATTGGGATCAAGGTAGTTAATGCGTGCCAGAGGACTCAGAGCACTTAAAACTTGAGCACCATAACTACGGATAATCACGCGACTATCTAGCAAAGCAACGATCCCTTTACTTTCGCGCAATGGGGCGATCGCCCGTTGCAATTCATTCATAGCAATTGGCAACAAGTACAAACGAAACCAATCTTGATGCAACCCCTTGTAGTGCGCCACTCGACCTGCCACTAACGGGTTTTCTAGAGATGGCAAGGGTAAAGTAGCGATCGCCAGAAGCTGGGGAGCAGGCAAAACCTTTTGATGCTCACGCCAAAATTCCCAGCCACTCACCAAAATACCATTTTCATCCAAACAAGTTTTTTCCACCTGTACCCGTGAACCAAACTCAGAGGCAAGAATTGTCCCGACTTGGGCTTTTAGCGGTACATCCCCCACAAGCACAACTGTCAATCCTGGTGCTGTCGCGCTTAAGCAAACCAGCGTCATAACTTTATGAAGAAACGCTGGCTGAAACTCTGGCGTGTTGGGTAAGGGTAACTGGTAAGGTATGTACAATTGAATCGCTTCTGTTTGATTGTCTGAGGAAAACTTGAGGCAAGTTAACTCATCTTCCAACCCGAAGCGCTGGCGAAATAAGGGGGCTTCAGTTTCTGGTTCTACAGCACTGCCAATAAACACCACAGGCTGGCGCTGCCAAATGGGTGATAGTATTTTTCCTAATTCAATGGGCACACAGTGCAAAGAAAATAAACCTTGGCGACGGGCAATAGTTGCCCAAAGTAGAGATGGAGAAGATGAGGGAGAAAGAAGATTTTCGTTTCTGTGTTGAAATTGCTCCCAGAATTGTTTCCAGCTATCCGGTAGGCTAGAGATATCTAAAGCCGAATAAAGACGGAGCAAAATCTCTTCTTGGGCTGGAGAAATCAGATAACATTCGTAGGGATTTGCAGGGTGCTTAAACAGTTCGTGTATGAGTTGCGCCCGTGCAGAACGAATAACTTCAGCTTGGGCTGGCTGGGCAAGCATGAGTTGCTCCCAAGAGAGTGCTTCTAAGCTCACAGTAAGTTCAGAACGTACCCAATCTTCCAAATCGTCAACTCCATCAATAATTGTGGGGATGCCACTAGGAAAATTATTCTTTTTACTCAGCTGTGCTTTTAACCAAGCCGAGGGAGAGATCAAAAAGACTCCTTGGAACTCACCACCAGGCCAAGTCTCACCTGTTCTGATTGCTTTATTAACTTGCAGCCACTGTTGTAGGCGGGGTATTTCTACTTTCGTCAGTCGTTGCTGTACATCTTCAGGGGCAACAATAATCACAGGACCGTGCCACATTAATGCCGAAGCCACAAAGCTGGTGCGATACCGTCCCTGGTAGCCGCAAGCTGCGCCGACTTGAATAAGGGCGCTACGTCCTAGGCGCAAGGCGCGAGCCACTAACCGTGCCATTGTCAAATGATGTGGCCACGAAGGGAAACCTGCCTGCGATCGCAGGAAGTTATGTAATGACAAATGAACTTCTGCTTCAATCACACGCTTTTAATCCCATACAAAGTAAAGTGATTTTTGAGTTGCTTTTAGCCCCATTACTATTATGTTGTCAGTTTCAGGAATGAATTGTTATGTGTTAATTGTTGGTTGTTCATTGCTGATTGTTATGGTAACCATTAACCACTAACTAGTATCCAAATACCCACCAATTATGCCAACTTACACAGGAATCTCCAGCGAAGCTTTCAGGCATCCTCTGGATCGCCAAGCAGAACAAGCCTTGCGTAATTTACCAGGATTTGATTTTATCGCCCGTAAATTTGTGGAATTTTTTGTCGAACGCCCCCAGTTAGTCTATTTAATGGGTAACACCATCCAAGTCGGGCCACGCCAATATTCCACTGTTTACCAGATCTTTCGGGAATGTGTGCGGGATTTGGATATTTATCCAGAACCAGCACTCTTTGTTGAGCAAAATCCCCAAGCAAACAGCTACGCGCTGGGGCAAGAGCATCCTTATATAGTGATAAATACAGGGACATTGGACTTGCTAAGCGAAGCCGAAATTAGGGCGGTGCTAGCCCATGAGCTGGGGCATATTAAATGTGGTCATACTATTCTAATTCAAATGGCGATGTGGGCAATGAGTGCTGCTTCTGCGATAGGGGAGTTGACCTTCGGTATAGGTAATTTTGTCACTCAAGGTTTGATTTACGCTTTTTATGAGTGGCGACGTAAAGCTGAGTTGTCAGCAGATCGTGCAGCATTGTTAGTGACGGATGACTTAAACTCTGTTATGACTTCTATGATGAAAGTCTCTGGAGGCAGTATCAAATATGCGAACGAATGTAGTTTGCAAGAATTTATCCGCCAGTCAGAAGACTACCAAGCACTCGATGCAGATGGACTGAATCAAATATACAAATTTTTGATTTACAATGGCGCTGGTGGTACAATGCTTGGTCATCCTTTCGCTGTAGAACGGATACACTACCTGCGCCAGTGGGCAACCTCAGAAGAATATCAGCAAATTAAGAAAGGTAATTATCAGCGAGCAACGGCTGCAGGTGCAGTCAATGTAGAATCACAGACTCCCCAAAATCAAGAAGTAGAAACTTTGCAGCGACAAATTGAAGAGTTGCAAAGGGAAATTAATCGCATTAAAAGGTCTGAGTAACAACGTATTGATGCGACTCGTTTGCTCACAATAGACTTCGTAGCAGTTGTAGGAAAAGGGTAAACGGTAAGGGGAAAAGAATAAGAAAAATTTCCCCTTTCCCCAATGCTTACACCGTAGCTTGGTTCTGGCTACCGCGAGTACGAAGTGAGTTACCCCCGAACCCGGAGGGTGCTTTCTGGTAAGTGAGAAGAACTTCAGCAATTGCTTGCGAAATTGGTAAGCCAGGAGAGCGTTCTAGCCAGAAAAATTCCCCAACAGGGTTAATTTCCAGGAATACGTGGCGTCCGTCAGGTGTTAAGATAATATCAATTGCCCCATAATTTAAACCGAAGTAACTCATCAGTTCGAGAAGTTTCTTCTGGACATCTGCTGGCAAATTGTAGGACTCCCAAGCGTTGATTAAAGCAAGTCCTTGTCGTCGCCAGTCGTATTGAGCTTTTTGATTGCGTTGTGAGTCGATAGCCGCAGTGAAAATATGCTGTCCGACAATTGTTGTGCGCAACTCTAGCGCCTTTGGCAGTTTCTCTTGAAACGTCATTGGGCAGAAACGCAGTCCCTGAAGATTTTCTAAATCCTCATCTTTGACTAGGTTCGTAAAAACAACCTGTTCTTCGCCTTTCTCATCGTAGATTGCGAAAGAAGAAAGCATTTTCGCAATCATTCCTTGCTCGCACTCCAGAGCAAATTGCTTTACTGTCTCTGGATTGTTTGTTGTCAAGGTGCGTGGGGTATCTAAACCAAGTTCCCGTGCGACTTGCAACTGTAGTTGCTTGTTTTCGGCTAAACGGACATTTTGCAGGGGATCGAGCTGGAATCCTTTGATACTAGCAATCATTCCCTGAATGGTGACGCGAGATTCTTGAAGTGAAGCTTGTCTCAATTGCGCGTCCATCTTACCAGGAATTCTTGACCCAATGGCAATTCGCCGATACCAAACTGCAGAAAGCTCACTCAAATCTAGCTTTTGTTCGTCACTTGTAAGAATCAGCTTTTCACATTCTTTGGTGTGGTAAGCATCTAGCTGAACTTCTGTGGGAAATCTGTCTGTGTCAAAACGAAATGCTTTTCCTCCTTGAGCTTTTATTGCGTTCATCACCAGAGGAATGCTTTCGTTGTCTTGGCTATGAGTAATGATTAAAACTGTCATATTAAATCGTGATTAAAAAAGTCTTATTTATTAACTTGAAAAAAGGTTTTATGATTTTGTGATCAGGGCGTCTGCGATCGCGTTTGCGTAGCGCCCCTTTTGGGGCTAGTGCTACAGCATAGCGGCAGATCGCCTCATAAATCGGATAGCCCAAATCTCGCTTTTGTGTTTGGGAATTTCTTCTTGAAATACCATGTCAGTACGCCTTGAACTTCAGTTCAGGGCTGCATAGCCAAAGTCCGTTAAAACGGACTCAAAGACTAACAAGAGTCCGTTTTAACGAACTTGAACTTTGAGCCAAGAAATTTATTTCTTGGTGGACGAGAATTATGGTGCAAGATCTGAGAAAAGCCATCTAAAGTCGCGAATGACTCTTTAGCACAGGCTGCTTTGAACTGTGGAGCCAATTCCAATACGGTTCAGTTAAGGATTGATCCTCCCTAGCCCTCCTTAAAAAGGAGGGAACTAAGCCCCCTTTTTAAGGGGAGCCAGTGCGTTGCGGAGCCACTGCCCTTCGGGTTCGCAGTCGCCTACGGAGGGAGACCCTCCTGCAGCGCTGTCTCACCGTGCGCGGGTTAAGCGCGTTGAGGGATGTGGCGTGAGCCAGTACTTGATGAGGGTTTCCCGACAGAGGTATCTGGCGTTGGGGTTCCCCCCGTTGTCGCACCTGGCGTCGGTTGGGGGATCTTAACAAAACTAAACACCACTAACTGAACCGTATTGGAGCCAATTCTTCACCTAAATAAGGTTGCCAAATGCGACGCATCCAAACAGCTTGCACCTGCTTTGTGCTGATAGAGTTGTTACCATATTCCAGCCTATAATCAACTCCCAGAATTGCTGAGTTGAACTTTGAGTTGCACAGCAAGTAGAAATTGATCTGTGTCGAGGTGGAACGGTTGCACCCCTTTTTTCATAGGGCTTGTTCAACTCTATGCTATTGTTACAAATCACCACTATGAGTGATTAATAAAACAATCTCACGCGGTAGGTACATACAAAGACAGCCTCAAGGCTTTATTTTACGGTATCTATAGCAATTATTTGATCATCACCATCTGATGGATATTTTTGCGTCATAGCTTCATCACTATCTGATGGATACTTCTTAGTGAATCCTCCACCACCCACGTCGTCTTTATCTGAGGGATACTTCTTAGTGAATCCTCCACCGTCTTCATTATCAGATGGATATTTCAAAGTGGTGGCTATTTCATCTTTGGCAGGAGCAGAAACTGCTGTCAAACCGCCATGAACGGTTTCCATTTCTTCTTCAGACAAGTCTTCACAGAATTGTCCTTCTAAATAGCGGGCGAAAAAAGGTACTGCTTTGTCATTTAAAGCTTGCTGATCATTGTCAGACATATGTTGCTCCTTTGGATTGGTAGATGTGAGTTTTAGAAAATCTATACATTCTTATTTCTTGCTAATTATCACAAGAAATCGAATCATAACCAGATTGTGAGGAACTGCTGGATTTGTTATTTATATGCAACCCTGATTTAAACTTTTGACTAATCTGACTTTGACTCTGGGTAGATGTCTTGGAAAAACTTTTTCATCCGACAATAATCTTGCTATTAGTTTAGATTTTCCGTCTGACTACAAGTTGTTTGTAGTTCTTAATAGTACCACCGATTATCCTGATAATTCTTGTAGAATTATAGTCAAGAGAAACAAGCAAACTTTTGTCAAATAACTTGCTTTTTATGAATGTAGTATCAAGCAGAAATGCTCATGGTACTTTGTTCCAAGAACATGCTCACTTTTCTTTAGTTATTTTCTTTCTAGCCTTTTTTGTTCACTTTGATACTATATCGGAATGGCTCAAAAGAATCAACATTGTTTAACAAAAATAACATCAATATTTTCGTTCATAAGAGTTTATTTTTCTCTTTAGAACTTCACGACATACCGTTTTTAACACAATTGAAAAATCAGTGAGCGTATCTTAGTTAAGCGTAAATGTTAACTTCCGGAATTGGGGCCTTGGTGATGGTTGGGATATCAAGTTTGTTTTAGTGATAAACACATTTAAACTTTTGCCACACTGTCATTTAGGGGGAGTGAGATTACACCTTTGGGCAATCTCATCCCGCAGCAAAGACACTTTATCTTGGGTTAGCCAGGTAAATAACTTAGCCATCGCAATAGAAGAGCGATCAATTTTGAGAACTTCCTCAAGCATCTGCCACGCTTGGGCTACATTCCCAGCTTGCAGTGGAATTATTGTGGATTGCAGGCAATAGTTAAAGTAATGGCTACGGGATTTTGCCGTAATCTCGGTACACAGTTCAGATGGCAGATAACTTTCCGAGATGTCGATCGCACGGCGGATGGATATAATCTGAGTCCCAGATAATAAAAGATCGCTAGTTATACTGTTAGAATGCTCACGGAAACGCGCCAAAATACTAGGCTCACACCACCAATCATAAGAAGTAGCAATGCGTTTATAAAGTTCCCAGTCAGAAGTGAAGCTCAACTCAGGAAGATAGCCTCCTAGCCGTTCATGAGCTAACCGACGAATCACAACTGCCGACATATTTAATGGATTAGCCACTCCAATTTTCCACAGCCAATCTTGAGTTACGCCTTTATATTCTCCACACACTTGCTGGAAGCGAATCACTTTTTCTTTGTCATTAATATTTTCATAACCTGTAAAAGCTGCTCCAATAGACTCTGAACACCCTTCTAGACTCTGCTTTAACTGGGAATAAAAACCAGGGAGGACATAGTCATCGTCGGGAATAACATGAATCCACTGACCGCGAGCCAGAGCAATACCTGCGTTCATATTTTTGATGGCGCCAATATTCTCTGGATTGCGGTAGTAGCGCACGACTCCTTTGCCGATACTGTTTACCATTTCAAACAGAGGTGTCTGACTAGCATTCTCCATAACCAGAATTTCCATCTCCTCTTCTCCTGGCCATTGTGCTAGTACGCTAGCGAGACATTCGAGAAGATAGTCAGTGCGGTTATATACTGGAATAACCACACTCCAAAAAGGTCGCGGTTTCTCACTGTCACAAACGGGTGGAATCGCTGGAAACTGATAAGCTCCGACAGTGACCTCTGTTTGGGGAATCGGTGGTGTAACTGAACTTTCCGGAGTCGTTTCAGTATCCTGATAAGCTTCTACAGCTTTGGCGTAGTGGGGATTAATCAGCTTTAACCATTGTCGGTAAGCAGCAGCTGCCTCCTGTAACTGGTTTTTTTGTTGATAAACTTTGCCTAAGTTTTGATAAACTTCCGGGTAGTTGGGATTGAGTTCCAGAACTTTTTGATAGCAGGCGATCGCCTCTTCTAACTCCCCAAGTTCATGCAGCACAACCCCCAAATTGAAATGAGCTTCAACTAAATTGGGTTGTAGGATGATCGCCTGCTTGTAATAAGCAACAGCAGTTTTTAAATCGCCTGCTTTTTTCCGGACAATACCCAATTCGTGATTTAATTGTGCATAGTAGAGTTGTTTTTCGGTTGAGAGCTTGCCTTGGGCGTGAAGTGCATTGCCTAAATTTGCTTCTGCTTCTGTAAAGTCCGGCTTTAACTCTAGGGCTTTTTGATAGCAGTTAATTGCTTCCTCAAACAGTTCTTGTTGTTGCAGAGCGTAGCCCAAGTTGTTGTAAATTGCTAGTGAGTTTGGTCGTAGGGCAAGAGCTTGACGGTAAGCGATCGCTGCGTCTGGAAATTGCTCTTGAGCTAAACGCAAATTCCCTAAACTGAACCAACTCTTGACAGAATCTGGCTGCACACCAACAGCAGCACTCAGAAACTGTTCCGCCGACTGGAGGTGACCGCTTTGCTGCGCTAGCATACCTAACCCGTATAATGCCTCCGGGTGGTTGGGGTGTTCTCCCAGCACCTGATGGTAACTTTCCTCAGCCTGGGTTAAGCGATTGGCTCGATGATGTTCAACAGCAAGTTGCAGGATTGCAGAAATTCTGCTCATATCAACTTCAGGAACGCTCTGCAATCGGTTCAATCTGAGTGCATACAAGCTTTTTTCTCTGAGTTCCCGACTCCATTTTTGCCTCTCATTCAGGTCGTCGCTGACCTGCATGTATTGCCCGGACAACTCGTCATACTTACCAGATGCCAATCGCAGAACAAGATCCACCGCTAACTCCGGCGGTACATCTAGACCTTTTTCAAATATTTTACTAGACCAGGGAATCCACTTCTGTCCTTCGGCCGAGAACGCCACGTCTATCATCTGAGTCCGAACCGCCCCAGGGCAGATAGCAAACACACTCACCCCATACTGTTTTGTCTCAAGAGCCAAGTTTTCACTAAACCGGATTAAGGCGGTTTTGCTGACCACATAAGGCGAGAGATAAGCGCAACCTACTAAGGCAGCTTCACTTGCTATATTAATGATCCTCCCTCGTCTTTGGGCGATCATGCTCGGCAAAACATATCTTGTGCACAGCAATGGTCCGTGTAAATTCACTTCCATATTTCGCCACCACTCTTGAGGATCAATCTCCCAGACTGGTCCTAGTGGGGACAAAACGCCTGCATTATTGATCAGCAAATCAACAGGTCCGAGTTGCTCTTCGATTTGGCTTACAACCTGCTCTACTGCTGCTTGATCAGTCACATCCACCGTCAGTGCGATCGCTCTGCCACCAGCTTTTGTAATATATGATACGGTCTCCTCAAGCTGATCCGCAGAGCGCGCGATCACAGCCACTGACGCCCCAGCTGCAGCCAGAGCAATGGCATATGCTTGACCCAAACCTCGACCACCGCCAGTGATGATCGCCACCTGATTTGTAACGTCAACAAGTCCTGCTGGATTAATCTTCATATTAAATCTCCTGTTGATATGAAGGTTGGAATCTGGGAGGCTGTTAAGTAGAAATCGCGTTTTTGAGTTGGTTCTGCTTTTGGGAAATCTTGTTTAAGTTTGGATAAACTTCCGGGTAGTTAGGATTAAGTTCTGGAA
This portion of the Brasilonema sennae CENA114 genome encodes:
- a CDS encoding acyl-CoA thioesterase is translated as MSEEKSQQPQLQSTTAIDTPASSSFGNWFEYSIRVYPHHTDYAGIVWHGSYIAWLEEARVACLRAIGIEYADLVALGCDLPVVELSIRYHRPLALGATAVVRTRMAEVTGVRINWDYAIESPDKQELYVTAQVTLVAVDRERGKIMRQLPSTVMDALVRLSGSKNN
- a CDS encoding DUF1815 family protein, with protein sequence MFLRLAQQHRQFVQDLVMNLQALAIVLERRGYPASCYTCGDQMNSASFMVSLGENHLIRFLVSDYGITWTEMRDDRELMKLEGAEAVNQLQELANIVKHPVPTSVGNKLLAKRC
- a CDS encoding DUF2839 domain-containing protein, which produces MGEAKRRKTTMGEKYGQDTTRILPWVPISKTQAEKFVTWSTRFTWIGIGGLVAAWVIVRFIGPAFGWWQVV
- a CDS encoding ATP-dependent DNA helicase, which produces MIEAEVHLSLHNFLRSQAGFPSWPHHLTMARLVARALRLGRSALIQVGAACGYQGRYRTSFVASALMWHGPVIIVAPEDVQQRLTKVEIPRLQQWLQVNKAIRTGETWPGGEFQGVFLISPSAWLKAQLSKKNNFPSGIPTIIDGVDDLEDWVRSELTVSLEALSWEQLMLAQPAQAEVIRSARAQLIHELFKHPANPYECYLISPAQEEILLRLYSALDISSLPDSWKQFWEQFQHRNENLLSPSSSPSLLWATIARRQGLFSLHCVPIELGKILSPIWQRQPVVFIGSAVEPETEAPLFRQRFGLEDELTCLKFSSDNQTEAIQLYIPYQLPLPNTPEFQPAFLHKVMTLVCLSATAPGLTVVLVGDVPLKAQVGTILASEFGSRVQVEKTCLDENGILVSGWEFWREHQKVLPAPQLLAIATLPLPSLENPLVAGRVAHYKGLHQDWFRLYLLPIAMNELQRAIAPLRESKGIVALLDSRVIIRSYGAQVLSALSPLARINYLDPNLFSSVTEQD
- a CDS encoding M48 family metallopeptidase codes for the protein MPTYTGISSEAFRHPLDRQAEQALRNLPGFDFIARKFVEFFVERPQLVYLMGNTIQVGPRQYSTVYQIFRECVRDLDIYPEPALFVEQNPQANSYALGQEHPYIVINTGTLDLLSEAEIRAVLAHELGHIKCGHTILIQMAMWAMSAASAIGELTFGIGNFVTQGLIYAFYEWRRKAELSADRAALLVTDDLNSVMTSMMKVSGGSIKYANECSLQEFIRQSEDYQALDADGLNQIYKFLIYNGAGGTMLGHPFAVERIHYLRQWATSEEYQQIKKGNYQRATAAGAVNVESQTPQNQEVETLQRQIEELQREINRIKRSE
- a CDS encoding MvdD family ATP-grasp ribosomal peptide maturase, which codes for MTVLIITHSQDNESIPLVMNAIKAQGGKAFRFDTDRFPTEVQLDAYHTKECEKLILTSDEQKLDLSELSAVWYRRIAIGSRIPGKMDAQLRQASLQESRVTIQGMIASIKGFQLDPLQNVRLAENKQLQLQVARELGLDTPRTLTTNNPETVKQFALECEQGMIAKMLSSFAIYDEKGEEQVVFTNLVKDEDLENLQGLRFCPMTFQEKLPKALELRTTIVGQHIFTAAIDSQRNQKAQYDWRRQGLALINAWESYNLPADVQKKLLELMSYFGLNYGAIDIILTPDGRHVFLEINPVGEFFWLERSPGLPISQAIAEVLLTYQKAPSGFGGNSLRTRGSQNQATV
- a CDS encoding MvdC/MvdD family ATP grasp protein, with the protein product MLCNSKFNSAILGVDYRLEYGNNSISTKQVQAVWMRRIWQPYLGEELAPIRFS
- a CDS encoding microviridin/marinostatin family tricyclic proteinase inhibitor; translated protein: MSDNDQQALNDKAVPFFARYLEGQFCEDLSEEEMETVHGGLTAVSAPAKDEIATTLKYPSDNEDGGGFTKKYPSDKDDVGGGGFTKKYPSDSDEAMTQKYPSDGDDQIIAIDTVK
- a CDS encoding SDR family NAD(P)-dependent oxidoreductase, with product MKINPAGLVDVTNQVAIITGGGRGLGQAYAIALAAAGASVAVIARSADQLEETVSYITKAGGRAIALTVDVTDQAAVEQVVSQIEEQLGPVDLLINNAGVLSPLGPVWEIDPQEWWRNMEVNLHGPLLCTRYVLPSMIAQRRGRIINIASEAALVGCAYLSPYVVSKTALIRFSENLALETKQYGVSVFAICPGAVRTQMIDVAFSAEGQKWIPWSSKIFEKGLDVPPELAVDLVLRLASGKYDELSGQYMQVSDDLNERQKWSRELREKSLYALRLNRLQSVPEVDMSRISAILQLAVEHHRANRLTQAEESYHQVLGEHPNHPEALYGLGMLAQQSGHLQSAEQFLSAAVGVQPDSVKSWFSLGNLRLAQEQFPDAAIAYRQALALRPNSLAIYNNLGYALQQQELFEEAINCYQKALELKPDFTEAEANLGNALHAQGKLSTEKQLYYAQLNHELGIVRKKAGDLKTAVAYYKQAIILQPNLVEAHFNLGVVLHELGELEEAIACYQKVLELNPNYPEVYQNLGKVYQQKNQLQEAAAAYRQWLKLINPHYAKAVEAYQDTETTPESSVTPPIPQTEVTVGAYQFPAIPPVCDSEKPRPFWSVVIPVYNRTDYLLECLASVLAQWPGEEEMEILVMENASQTPLFEMVNSIGKGVVRYYRNPENIGAIKNMNAGIALARGQWIHVIPDDDYVLPGFYSQLKQSLEGCSESIGAAFTGYENINDKEKVIRFQQVCGEYKGVTQDWLWKIGVANPLNMSAVVIRRLAHERLGGYLPELSFTSDWELYKRIATSYDWWCEPSILARFREHSNSITSDLLLSGTQIISIRRAIDISESYLPSELCTEITAKSRSHYFNYCLQSTIIPLQAGNVAQAWQMLEEVLKIDRSSIAMAKLFTWLTQDKVSLLRDEIAQRCNLTPPK